The DNA window GATGATGCCGGCCTGTGGGCCGCCCAACAGTTTGTCACCGGAGAAGGTCACCAGATCAACACCGGCAGCCAGCAGCCGCTGCGGCATAGGTTCGGCCGGCAGGCCGTACTGCGCCATATCTATCAGCGAGCCGCTGCCCAGATCGGTGGCGGTCGGCAGGCCGTGTTCGGCACCGAGCTGCGCCAGTTCGGCTTCGTCCACCGCCGCGGTAAAGCCCTGAATGCTGTAGTTGCTGGTATGCACCTTCATCAACAACCCGGTCTGATCGTTAATCGCGTTACGGTAGTCTTTCAGATGGGTGCGATTGGTGGTACCTACTTCGACCAACTGGCAGCCCGCCTGACGCATCACGTCGGGAATGCGGAACGCGCCGCCAATTTCCACCAGCTCACCGCGCGACACCACTACTTGCTTGCCGGGGGCAATCGCCGCCAGCATCAGCAATACCGCGGCCGCATTGTTATTGACGATGCAGGCGTCTTCCGCGCCGGTCAGTTGGCACAATAAATCCGCGATAGCGCGATCGCGATGCCCACGCCCGGCGCCATCGAGATCGTATTCCAGCGTCACCGCCGCGCCCATCGAACGCGTCACCGCCTCTATCGCCGGTTGCGCCAGCAGAGCCCGGCCGAGATTGGTGTGCAACACGGTACCGCTTAGATTGAATACCGGGGCCAACGACGGGCGCTGCTGTTGTGCCAGCCTGACGCCAAGCGCCTGCGGCCAGTCAGCACACCAGTCAGGCAACCGTTGATGTTGTTTAATGGTCTCACGCGCCTGTAATTGCAGTTGGCGCAGTAGCTCGCTAATCAGCGTCTGGCCATGTTGCGCCACCAGCGGTTCGATAGCGGGATCGCGCAGCAGGCGGTCAATGGCGGGTAACTGGCTGTAAAGATGCTGGGATTCAGTGCTCATGGTCGCTCGGTTTTATTGTGTGGTCTCGGCATAAAGCAGAACCCCGCCGCAGCGGGGTGGGAGACATCAGGGGGGCGAGGTGCGGGCAAAGCTTTCGCGGGCAAACAGCCGCTCGGCCAGTTTGATTAACGCCGGTCGTTCGACGCACCAGTTGGGCATGATACGGCGGAAATTGAGATAACCCAGCGCACAGCCGGTGGCGATATCCGCCAGCGTCAGCGTTTCGGTGTTCAACAACGTTTTTTCCTGCGCCAGCTTTTCCAGCGCGTCCAGCCCGTGCGTCAGCTTGGCGCGCTGGCGCAGGATCCAGTTTTCGTCCTGTTTATCCGACGCCCGCTGGCTCTCGCGATACAGCGTGGCGGCGGCCTCGGTCACGCCATCCGCCAGGGCTTCCACCTGACGTATACTCAATGCTGCCGCGCGATCGGCGGGTAAAAATGCCGGGGCGGCAGGCAGCAGTTCAAGGTATTCGGCGATCACCCGCGAGTCGTAAAAGACGCCGCCGTCGTCAGCCACCAGCACCGGAACCTTGACGAGCGGATTCAGCTCCACCACCCGGCTGTCCGGCTCATACGGCGGATCGTTAACGAATTCGAACGCGATGCCCTTTTCCAGCAGCATCACGGAAATCTTGCGGACAAAAGGGCTGGTGTAACTGCCAATAAGCTTCATCAGTCTTCCCCTCGGCTTGCAAACCTCAGCGTTGTTAGTTCACCGTCAGCGTGTCGATAATCTGCTGAACCAGCGCCTGATGCGCCTCCGGCGTTTTGGCCGGCGACAGCATTTGCAGCGTCACCACCCGCTTGTTGAGCACCGTCAGCATGATGGTAGACACCACCTTCTGCCCGTTGATGCTCTGCTCGGTGTCCACCCGGCGGAATTTCTGCTTACCGACGGTGAAGTTCTCTTCTTTGGTGGTCTGGATATTTTGATAACGGTCTGCCAGCTCGGTAATCATGCTCTGCGTCAGATCTTTGAGCATTTTATCGCTGCTGTTGAGCTTCATGTCGTCAGGCGGGATCACTTCAGAAGAGACGGTGCTCTGGCGCGATTTGCCGTCCAGGAAGCGCTGAATGGTGGACTTGCTGTCGTTGATGATGCCGCTGTTCTCGGTCTGATCGCTAAAGCCCGATGGCAATTCAAAGGTGATCTTGCCCTTTTGCATCGAGACTTTCAGGCCCGGAGGCGGTGCGGGTTTTGTCTCCACCACCGGCGGTGTCGGTGCAGGCTGCGTGACGACCGGTTTGGTATCCGGTTTTGGCACTTCCGGTTTGGTATCGTCCTTGTTGTCACAGGCCGCCAGTCCGATGGCCAATACGGCAACCGCCGTAAATTTCGCAATGGTCTTCAACATCGTCAGTCCCTTTCCTTTCGCTTCGCGCGTCATTGCGTAAACGTAGCAAGTCGCCCCGGCGAATGCCAGAAGCCCAGTCCGAAATTAATCATCCGATAAATGATAAGGGCCGAATATATTCAGCCCATACGCCAGATATTACGAACCCGGGAACAGGAACGGGTTGATGCTGCTGCGGGCAAAGCCTTCATCTTCCATTTTGGCGTCGAGCACCAGCGTGGCCAGATCGTCGGCAACCGCCTCAACCTGTGGGTCTTTTTCCTGATACAAAATCTTCAGGTAAGTGCCGCAGTCACCGCAACTTTCCGCCTTTACCGCTGCCAGTTCGCTGTCCAGCGACCAGTAGTTGAGGTCACGAGTCTGCTCGCAGTTGCTGCATTTGATTCGCACCACGTGCCATTCGCTTTCGCACAGGTTGCAGTGCAAATAACGCAGGCCGCTGACGGTGCCGATATGCACCACGCTGGAAACCGGGATACTGCCGCACACCGGGCAGAACTGGCGGTGTTCGCCATATTCAGCGCGAGCCTTGCCGGGGATAAGACCGGCCATCTGCGCCCAATAGAGCGACAGCGCGGCCCAGATAAACGGCGCTTTCTCGCTGCCAATCTTGCCGAAGTCCTGGTTAAGCAAGGCGTCGGCCAGCAATTCCAGCTCGTGCGACGAGGCCTTTTCCAGGTTATCCAGCACCGCCAGAATGTGCTCCGGCGCCTGCGGGCGCAACTCGGCAATCAGCGAAGCCAGCAGTTTGTGCCAGTGTTCACTGCGCGGAAAAACGCTCAGATCCAGCGGTGGTTTGCCGCTGGCTGCGCCCTGCTGCAACGCTTCGGTCAGATCCAACGTCAGCGGGTTGTCGTGCAGCGCGTGATGCTGCGCCTCGGCCAGTTGGGCGGCGAAGTTCAGGTAGTCGCCCAGCGGGTTGTCGGTCGCCAGCTTGCGCAAGCGCTCAGCACGGCGGCTGTAAAGGCTTTTCAGATTCGCGAAAAGTAACGGCGGGATGGTTTCCGCCGTTGTGGACTTCTCACGCTGTGCCCCTAACTGCTCTTTAGGAACAATGCGGATGCTCATCAGGGTTTGTCTTCCTGTTGTTTCTCGCGGACCTCTCGGTACCAACGCGGGTGATGTTTTTTAGCCCAGGCCGCCGGCACCCAGCCTTCCACCATCGCGGTAATGGTGCCTTTTACCCACAACGCGGCGTAAATATGCACCATAATCACAATGATAAGCCCCACCGCCGCCAGCGAATGCACCAGCAACGCGATACGGATCAGCGGTATTGGGAAGGACGACGCAAAGTACGGCCGCCAGATCACCACACCGCTGGCCAGCAACAGCACCAGACTAATGATTGCCGCCCAGAATACGCACTTCTGGACCGAAATTATAACGCCCGGTGTCACCCACTTCCTCGTTCATGGACGATTTTTTGGATGTTTTTGGCCCAGACGATGTCTTCGCGGTTGATCAGGTTATGCTTCCAGTAGCGCAGGAACATCAGCAGGAAGGCCGCAAACATAATCACCCCAACGAAGGGGTGCAGAATACGCGCCAACTGCGGCGTGCCGAGAATGTTCATCAACCAGTTGAAGGAGGGGAAAAAGAACCCCAGCCCGCTAATGGCGGCGAACACAAAGCAGAACGCCACAATCCAGTGGTTAATCCGCTCCGGCGCGCTGTAGCGCTGAATACGCTTTTCCTTCTTCATTTGCGCGTCTCCTCATCGTGCAGCTCGTCGTGGTCTTCCTCTTCGACGCGGTTAGGACCGACGCCGACATAGTGGAACACGCTCGCTGCGAAGGTGGCGGCAAAGCCGATGGCCGCCAGGGGTTTCCACACGCCTTTCCAGAACGTGATTGCCGGGCTGATGGTCGGGTTATCCGGCAAACCGTGATACAGCTGCGGCTTGTCGGCATGGTGCAGCACATACATCACGTGGGTGCCGCCCACGCCCGCCGGATCGTACAGACCGGCGTTCTGATAACCACGGGTGTTCAGCTCGCTGACGCGCTCGGCGGCGATTTCCTTCATGGCGTCCTTGGTGCCGAAATGGATGGCCCCGGTCGGACAGGTCTTCACACAGGCCGGTTCCTGGCCGACATCAACCCGATCGACGCACAGGGTGCACTTGTACACCCGGTTGTCGTCCTTGTTCATGCGCGGCACATCGAACGGGCAACCGGCGATGCAGTAACCGCAGCCGATGCAGTGTTCAGACTGGAAATCGACGATGCCGTTGGCGTACTGGATGATGGCCCCTTCCGACGGGCAGGCCTTCAGGCAGCCCGGATCGGCGCAGTGCATGCAGCCGTCCTTGCGGATCAGCCACTCCAGCTTGCCGTTTTCCTCCACCTCGGAAAATCGCATCACCGTCCACGACTTGGCGGTCAGATCGGCGGGGTTATCGTACACCCCGACGTTGCTGCCGATTTCATCGCGGATGTCGTTCCATTCGGAACAGGCCACCTGACAGGCCTTGCAGCCGATACAGGTGGTGACATCGATCAGTTTGGCCACTTCCTCCTGGTGGTCACGGGCGCGCGGCGCCGGCGTGAAACCATTGGTGGCGGATTTACGAATGATGTCCTGAGATTGCATTGCCATAATTCGTCTCCGTTACACCTTTTCCACGTTGACCAGGAACGCCTTGAACTCTGGCGTTTGCGTATTGGCATCACCGACAAACGGCGTCAGCGTGTTGGCAATAAAGCCTTTCTTCGCCACCCCTTCGTAACCCCAGTGGATCGGGATACCTATGGTGTCGACGTCCTGGCCGTTCACCTGCAGGGTGCGGATACGTTTGGTCACCACCGCCTTGGCCTTGATAAAGCCGCGGTTGGAGCTGACCTTCACCGTATCGCCATGCTGAATGCCTTTTTTCGCCGCCAGTTTCTCGCCAATCTCCACAAACTGTTCCGGCTGCGCGATGGCGTTGAGTATCGCGTGCTTGGTCCAGTAGTGGAAATGCTCGGTCAACCGGTAAGTCGTCCCGACATACGGGAACTTGTCGGAAGTGCCCATCGCCGCCAGATCGTCCTTGAACACCCTTGCCGCCGGGTTGGAAACCACGTTCGGGTGCAGCGGGTTGGTACCGAGCGGCGTTTCAAACGGCTCGTAGTGTTCCGGGAACGGCCCTTCGGCCATTTTATCGGTGGCAAACAGACGGCCCATGCCTTCCGGCTGCATGATGAATGGCCCCACGTCACTGCCCGGTGCGGCGGCGCTGTAGTCCGGGATATCCACCCCGCCCCACTTGGTGCCGTCCCATTCCAGCAACTGACGTTTTGGATCCCAGGGCTTGCCCTGCGGGTCAGCGGAAGCACGGTTGTACAGAATGCGGCGGTTGAGCGGCCAGGCCCAGGCCCAACCCAGCGTATTGCCGAGGCCGGACGGATCGGCGTTATCGCGCCGCGCCATCTGGTTACCGGCCTGTGTCCAGCTACCGGCGAAGATCCAACAGCCGCTGGCCGTCGTGCCGTCGTCACGCAGGTGGGCAAAGGTGCTGAGCTGCTCACCTTTTTTCGCCAGCACTTTGCCGTCGGCGTCGAGAACGTCCGCCAGCGCCTTACCGTTGCTTTCCATCGCCACTTCTTCCGAAGCAGGATCTTCCGGTGTCAGGTAATCCCAGGTCATGTTCAGTACCTGCTCCGGTACTGCACCGCCGTCACGCGCATACATCTCACGCAGACGGATGAAGATGCCCGCCAGGATTTCCCCGTCGTGCTTAGCCTCGCCTGGGGCATCAGCCCCTTTCCAGTGCCATTGCAGCCAGCGCCCAGAGTTCACGATCGAACCGTTCTCTTCGGCGAAACAGCTAGACGGCAGCCGGAATACCTCGGTCTGAATCTTCGACGGATCGACGTCGTTGAACTCGCCGTGGTTCTGCCAGAAGTTGGAGGTTTCGGTATTGAGCGGATCAATGGTCACCAGGAACTTAAGTTTTGACAGTGAGGCCACCACCTTGTTCTTGTTCGGGAACGACGCCACCGGGTTGAAGCCCTGGCAGAAGTAACCGTTGACCTTGCCTTGCGACATCAGCTCGAAGTACTGCAGCACGTCGTAGCCTTTGTCCCACTTCGGCAACCAGTCAAAGCCCCAACCGTTGTCCTTCTGCGCCTTATCGCCGTAGAAGCTCTTCATCATGCTGACGAAGAATTTCGGGTAGTTGCTCCAGTAGTTCACCTGGCCCGGCAGCAACGCCTTCGGCGTATTGGCTTTCAGGTAGGTGTCGATATCGGTCTGTTTCTCCGACGGCAGCGTCATATAGCCCGGCAGGCTCTGCGACAGCAGGCCCAGATCGGTCAGACCCTGAATGTTGGAGTGGCCACGCAGCGCGTTGACGCCGCCACCCGCCATGCCCATGTTTCCGAGCAACAGCTGGATCATCGCCATGGTGCGGATGTTCTGCGAGCCGACCGAGTGCTGAGTCCAGCCCAGGGCGTACAGGAACGACGCGGTTTTATCCGCTACGCAGGTTTCGGCGATGTATTCACAGACCTTGATGAAGTCTTCGGTCGGCGTACCGCAGATATTGTTCACCACCTCTGGCGTATAGCGGCTGACGTGCTGTTTCAGCAGGTTCCACACGCAACGCGGGTCCTGCAGCGTCAGATCGCGCTTGGCGAAGCCGTTTTCATCGAACTGATAGTTCCAGGTGGTTTTATCGTACTTGCGGTTTTCCGCGTCATAACCGCTGAACAGGCCGTCTTCAAAGGTAAAGTCTTCCCGCACCAGCAGGCTGGCGTTGGTATAGGCGTGGACGTATTCGCGGTTAATCTTGTCGTTGGTCATCAGGTACAGCAACACGCCCGACAGGAAGGCAATGTCGGTCCCGGAACGGATCGGCGTGTAGAAATCCGCCACCGATGCGGTACGGGTAAAGCGCGGATCGATGACGATCAGCTTGGCTTTATTGTGTATTTTGGCTTCCATCGCCCAGCGGAACCCCACCGGATGCGCTTCCGCCGCATTACCGCCCATGACGATAATCAGATTCGCGTTCTTGATATCAACCCAGTGGTTGGTCATCGCACCGCGACCAAATGTTGGAGCAAGACTTGCTACCGTTGGTCCGTGTCAGACACGTGCTTGGTTGTCTACGGCAAGCATGCCGAGAGCGCGACTAAATTTTTGGGTTAAATAACCGGTTTCGTTACTGGAAGCGGAGGCACACAACATGCCGGTGCTCAGCCAGCGGTTGACGGTCACGCCCTGTTCGTTGGTTTTAACGAAGTTGGCGTCACGGTCTTCCTTCATCAGCTTGGCGATGCGGGTGAAGGCGTCGTCCCAGCTCAGGCGCTGCCACTTGTCGGAACCTGGCGCGCGGTACTCCGGATACTGGAGACGACTGGCACTGTGGATGAAGTCGACCAAACCTGCGCCTTTCGGGCAAAGCGCGCCGCGGTTGACCGGGTGATCCGGGTCGCCTTCAATGTGGAAAATGCTTTCTTTGGCGTTTTTGGCGCCATCACCAAGGCTGTACATCAACAGCCCACAGCCGACGGAACAATACGTACAGGTATTACGGGTTTCACGGGCGCGCAGCAGTTTGTACTGCCGGGTTTCCGCTAACGCCACTTCCGGGGCAAAGCCCAGAGCAGCCACCGTCGTCCCTGCCATACCGCCAGCGCAGATCTTAAAGAACTGCCTTCTGCTGACCTGCATGGGGGTCTCCTTTCACTTGCGATTGTCACATTGTTTCAAATGGCGCTTTCCCCCTGGAAGCGGGAAGCGCTAAAATTACTGTTGTTTTTACGCGGCAATATTACCACAGCGTATATGTGGTTGTTACAAACAGGTGCCACTTAAGTGAACAATATAAACCCAGACCAACATATCAATGATATCAATGAGACCTTGCTCACAGGGGTGACCCGGTCCCAGGTGTATCAACGCGGGCAACTCGCCACCGCACAGCAGGATTGGCTGGCGGAAGAAGTCCCGGTCGCACTGGTCTATAACGGCATTTCTCACGTGGTGATGATGTGCACTCCCAAAGATCTGGAGGCGTTCGCCCTGGGTTTTTCCCTGTCTGAAGGCATCATCGAGTCACCGCGCGATATTTACAGTATAGAGATTAACCAAACTTGTAACGGACTGGGAGGTGCAAATTGAGCTTTCCAGCCGTCGCTTTGCCGGTTTGAAAGAGCGCCGCCGTGCCATGGCGGGCCGCACCGGCTGTGGCGTGTGCGGCATTGAACAGTTGGCAGATATTTTTCGCCCGCTGCCTGCA is part of the Serratia quinivorans genome and encodes:
- the selA_1 gene encoding L-seryl-tRNA(Sec) selenium transferase; translated protein: MSTESQHLYSQLPAIDRLLRDPAIEPLVAQHGQTLISELLRQLQLQARETIKQHQRLPDWCADWPQALGVRLAQQQRPSLAPVFNLSGTVLHTNLGRALLAQPAIEAVTRSMGAAVTLEYDLDGAGRGHRDRAIADLLCQLTGAEDACIVNNNAAAVLLMLAAIAPGKQVVVSRGELVEIGGAFRIPDVMRQAGCQLVEVGTTNRTHLKDYRNAINDQTGLLMKVHTSNYSIQGFTAAVDEAELAQLGAEHGLPTATDLGSGSLIDMAQYGLPAEPMPQRLLAAGVDLVTFSGDKLLGGPQAGIIVGKKALIARLQQHPLKRALRVGKLTLAALEATLRLYQQPELLGQQLPTLRLLTRPQQAMQDAAERLLQMLTPQFTGHFQLRAEPCWSQIGSGSLPVDRLPSYALTFTPQDGRGATLEALAERWRALPQPVIGRINDGRLWLDLRCLEQEDALIEALSA
- the sspA_1 gene encoding Stringent starvation protein A homolog, with product MKLIGSYTSPFVRKISVMLLEKGIAFEFVNDPPYEPDSRVVELNPLVKVPVLVADDGGVFYDSRVIAEYLELLPAAPAFLPADRAAALSIRQVEALADGVTEAAATLYRESQRASDKQDENWILRQRAKLTHGLDALEKLAQEKTLLNTETLTLADIATGCALGYLNFRRIMPNWCVERPALIKLAERLFARESFARTSPP
- the dcrB_2 gene encoding Uncharacterised protein is translated as MLKTIAKFTAVAVLAIGLAACDNKDDTKPEVPKPDTKPVVTQPAPTPPVVETKPAPPPGLKVSMQKGKITFELPSGFSDQTENSGIINDSKSTIQRFLDGKSRQSTVSSEVIPPDDMKLNSSDKMLKDLTQSMITELADRYQNIQTTKEENFTVGKQKFRRVDTEQSINGQKVVSTIMLTVLNKRVVTLQMLSPAKTPEAHQALVQQIIDTLTVN
- the fdhE gene encoding formate dehydrogenase accessory protein FdhE; its protein translation is MSIRIVPKEQLGAQREKSTTAETIPPLLFANLKSLYSRRAERLRKLATDNPLGDYLNFAAQLAEAQHHALHDNPLTLDLTEALQQGAASGKPPLDLSVFPRSEHWHKLLASLIAELRPQAPEHILAVLDNLEKASSHELELLADALLNQDFGKIGSEKAPFIWAALSLYWAQMAGLIPGKARAEYGEHRQFCPVCGSIPVSSVVHIGTVSGLRYLHCNLCESEWHVVRIKCSNCEQTRDLNYWSLDSELAAVKAESCGDCGTYLKILYQEKDPQVEAVADDLATLVLDAKMEDEGFARSSINPFLFPGS
- the fdoI_1 gene encoding Formate dehydrogenase-O subunit gamma; translated protein: MTPGVIISVQKCVFWAAIISLVLLLASGVVIWRPYFASSFPIPLIRIALLVHSLAAVGLIIVIMVHIYAALWVKGTITAMVEGWVPAAWAKKHHPRWYREVREKQQEDKP
- the fdoI_2 gene encoding Formate dehydrogenase-O subunit gamma produces the protein MKKEKRIQRYSAPERINHWIVAFCFVFAAISGLGFFFPSFNWLMNILGTPQLARILHPFVGVIMFAAFLLMFLRYWKHNLINREDIVWAKNIQKIVHERGSG
- the fdoH gene encoding Formate dehydrogenase-O subunit beta, giving the protein MAMQSQDIIRKSATNGFTPAPRARDHQEEVAKLIDVTTCIGCKACQVACSEWNDIRDEIGSNVGVYDNPADLTAKSWTVMRFSEVEENGKLEWLIRKDGCMHCADPGCLKACPSEGAIIQYANGIVDFQSEHCIGCGYCIAGCPFDVPRMNKDDNRVYKCTLCVDRVDVGQEPACVKTCPTGAIHFGTKDAMKEIAAERVSELNTRGYQNAGLYDPAGVGGTHVMYVLHHADKPQLYHGLPDNPTISPAITFWKGVWKPLAAIGFAATFAASVFHYVGVGPNRVEEEDHDELHDEETRK
- a CDS encoding formate dehydrogenase accessory protein, whose translation is MNNINPDQHINDINETLLTGVTRSQVYQRGQLATAQQDWLAEEVPVALVYNGISHVVMMCTPKDLEAFALGFSLSEGIIESPRDIYSIEINQTCNGLGGAN